Sequence from the Papaver somniferum cultivar HN1 unplaced genomic scaffold, ASM357369v1 unplaced-scaffold_150, whole genome shotgun sequence genome:
GAGCGCGTGAATCAGACATAAGGTTCGTGCCACAAAATAAAGAAATAGCTGGGTGTGCAtcaagtttatcatcttctaggTCGTCTTTTAGAACAGGCTAACAAttacgaaaataaaaataataccagAATTCTAAGATCATCCACATCCCACCCATATCTGATCGTACGCACGAACTCCATTCATCCATATGTTTATACAAATTACCCAAAATTGGAGTACCCCAATCATAAGAACCTACCTCTTCCAAATCATCCAATACTGAACACCACCGTTTATCTACTGTACCGGTACAGTTGGGAATCAAAAAAGACCCAATACACCAAAGCAAGTACATCCTAATCAAATCATTAGAAATATCGGTGTTATCAGCAGGAGGTTTCCTACTTACAATGTAATTATCCAAGTGAGAACGACGGATGGTAAGTGCCTTTGACTCATAATCGCCACTTTTCTTCTCCAAATGTTTTCTAACTGCCAAATGATCTAACACACCCCGGAAATATTTATCATCCATATCTATAATTTCTTCAGACGTGGGTGTTTCGGTTGGTAATTGTGGGATTGGTTTACCTCCTCCAATTGGAATACCGGTCAACCGATAGAAATCTAGATGGGTCAAACCTATCTCAAACTCACGGAAATGAAAGGTTCTAGTCTTCTTCCACCACCTTTCAAGTAAAGCTTCAATTAATCCATTATCCGCATACTTAAATTTAAATTGAAACACGGAAGAAAAGCCACGCATATGAAGCAAGAGCAGTGCACGAGGGTTATTAGCAACCACAATCTGGTAAAAATCATTTACCGTGGTCCAGCTACCCCTAAATTTAAAACGTCTATGCTTCAAGTTCTCACATTTATGCTGTAAAAGGAAATTATTCTGAGATATTTCAGATAAATTCTCAAACCTAGACAAATCGATATGCTCCataatttcctaaaacaaaaaataaccACAATCAAAATTTTAATAACAAACAAACATCCACCGGTGTTATCTATGCACAATCAAATTCACATTACGTATGAACAACCCCCATATgaaaacatcaaacaaaatcatagTGTCAACATCATATTCACCCATGTAATCTTCCACACATTATATATGCCCAATTCAACTACAATCAATCAAATAACGCCATTGGAGGATTCAacttcaatcaatcaaataatttgtGTTTCACCTAAATAAACCCAaatatccaaaaccctaatttgaaaggaaTAATTTTCAAATCAATTAAAACTTTGTGCTAATATTCCATGACAACATAAGCAATTCAATCCCACGATTATGAGTAACTATCATGAACaacaaataaagaaaatcaatcaaaattaaaatttgttacctagtttttatttgttgatgaaaatcaacaaaaatacCACCCAAAGCTTCCCCTTACCGGATGGAACAAACCCTATTGAGATTATACCTAAACACCCACCAATTTGTTACGACACACCATTGAATCTTCTTAACccgtttcttattttttgttgaaagaactaaacatacagaagagaagaagagaagaggagaagagaagaagagtcGCTGCGTGTTTCAGGATTTAACCCTGACACGCCACTACAAATGGCGTCTGGACCGGTCAATGAAGTCAATACGCCATTCCTAATGGCGCGTGCTCTTATTTCAATGATACACCATTTCTAATGGCGTGCCGCGCCAATTCTAAAGGCGTTCCAATGCCGGATCCTGGGTAACCACTTCGGCTAGGCAAAGCGTTTTGCTGAATGGGTTCCAGGATTCGGCTTGAATCCTGGAGGACCATTAGACCCGTCTTAGTAATTGGGTTATCCCCTAGTAAGTTCCTAGAGATCGTCATAGTAGTTGAGGTGTATATAAAGTGTGAGTGGAGATAATACTTATCCCTTTCTTTTAAATTAAACTTACCTTTCCTCTCCTGCACGTGAAGGTATATGGGCGAAGGTGGTGGTGTTAAGTTTTTAGAAAAACAGAGAGCTATTGAGTGAGAGAGTAGAAATTTAGGGAGATAAATATTGAGTAGAAAGATAGAGAGAAAAGAAGTAGGAAGAGGTTTTTGTTTGGGAGAGGTAAATAAAGAAAGAACTTGTGTGGTGGTTTGATGTTTTTGTGAATGATATAAGTAAGAAAGGTTGGATTGATCCTTGATGATGTTCTCTGACTTTAGAAGAGGGTATATGATGAAAATAGATAGAATTATGTGGATGAAGTGATTGCTGATGAGGTTGAATAATGATGGTGATGAAAGTTGATGGTGGTTATGATAATGATGAAGATTATGGTAGAACATCCTTTTATAGCCAAGGTAATCTCTAAAACCAATTCTAGTGTATTTATAATGATTTGGGTATGTGTTAGAAATAAGATTAGATTAAAAACAATCAAATTCTTAATATATGAAGATCATAATTTTATGTGTGGTTTTTGTTTCACTGGCTTATATGTAGAGACCTAATTAGATACCTTAAAGACATAATTAGACTTATCTCTATCAACGTATTTTGTAGTACGCCGGATTTATATTCTATACATATAAATTTTGTTTAATTTGGTTAAGTAACGTGTGAAATATAGTTGATCGAATATGTTCCAACGCAGCTGATACCATGTAGTAACAGTCACGAGTTGATATAAGTTAGAGTctttcttgatagattagaatgaGAACTGGAAAATATTCAGTAGGTAGAAGTTGTAGAAAATGATCCCGTGATTCTAGAGAATTTAAGATTGTTTAATTTTGGTTTATAGGATGTAATATAGAGACCTTGGAAAACGACCAGTTGATCTGTTTCTGATAAAACACTTGGAATATTTTCAGCTGTTTAGTGAAGAAGATGACCGAGTCAGCTTCTGACTCatttgactcatctgactcggtgtGAGTCAGACTAAATGGGTCTTGGACCGGGTTAATGGGTCGGTTCATGGGTTGACCGATGGGTTAGAAAACGGTCTAGTGGGCCGGTTCAGTGGGCCGGTCTGGTCCAGGCCTAATGGTCTTGGGCTTAGGGACAGAAATAGTATTTTGAGCTTTTAGACCACTTATGGCCCGAATTAGTTTTCGGTTCCTTCTGCAATGTTTTAGAGTTTTTCGAGTGCTTTCCGATGGTACCCAATTTGACCctatttggataagtagataCGTATCTCCATTTTTCTCGAACACTCTTCACAAAGTTTTTTTTAACTCTTCGTCACGAATCCTATCTCTTGTTTGCTTCTCTTTCTCAGTCTTATCTGACTCATTATAAGATCGGGTCTTCAACAAACGGAATTGAATATTCTGTCTTTTTTCTGTCCCTACCTTGATGGGTTCATGCAAATGGAAGTGCAAGAGAGTTGGCATGTTTTCGTCTTCAACTCGAAAGAAAGCTTTACTTATATCTGCGTacaagaaagaaaaggaaaaattggGACGACTGGAGGTTGAATACAAGAACCCGTTTGCATGGAATTCAAGGTTGCCAACAGCGGTCTCTCCACCTTCTCCTACACTGGGAAAGATTTTGAGGTCAGCTAAAGGTTTAACATTGGCCTCTTCATGTTCTGTCTTAGACTGATCCCACCCCAAAATTGTGATTcccaattttttgcttttccataCTTCATGGTTTTTCTCAGACTGACTCTCCCCCAACATTCTTGTCTTCTTTGCAAATTGACGGGAAGTTTTACCCGACGTAGCATGCGCGCAACTTTCAGTTTAGACGTGCGGATATCCTCCTGCACTTCCTCAGTAAGTTGACCGTCTATGGCTTTCTTTCTGGCCTCATCTAACATTCGGTTTCAAATGAGCGTTTAGAAAATTGTACAGACGTGCCAATATCCTTCTCCGCTTCCTCCTTGGCACGTTTAATACGCCAATACCTTTCTCTGGCTTTCTTTACGGTCTCATAACGTTCAGTTTCTAATGAGCGTTTAGGAAATTCCATTGAAAAGTGATGTCAAGCTATATCTACGTCTGCAAAAAAGAATGAATCTCCAAAGAATTAATAAAACCGCACGTCGAATCTTCTCCAAAGTATATGCATACAGTAGCAGAAGCATATACTTTGGATCAAATATCCGATAAATAATGAAAATTACTGAGAAATCAATAGATTCACAGAAACAACAGCAAAACCAGTGAATAATAGTTTTTGATGTAAAATTGTGTTGCTTTTCAATACTAGTCCTTTAGGCTTCATGATTCCAAATATTACTAGGACTAGAAAAAGGAAAACATCAAAACTAGGAAACAAACAGAAATTTCTAGGGCTGCACAGAAAACCGGGCGAAAAATATCAGGCCCACTCTCTCGCTGCCACAAATGACAAATGTGAGAAATTGCTTTGACTTGGTGTCATAGCACGACGGGCTGTTTGCAACTTGCAAAAGAAATAGATAAGCCGGCCTTTTCAGATAATGTCCAAGAAAACCATTATAAATTCTTTATTTCTACAGGGAAATAGACCCACACAAACAAACGATAAATAGAAAAATCCATTATAAATTCTTTATTTCTACAAGGAAATAGACCCACACAAACAAACGATAAATAGAAAAATTCATCGCTCTTAATTGAAGGAGCTGGTGTATTGCTTTAACATATGATGGAGTTGTTTCCATGGTATTTAGAGCAGCGATCGCAATCTATCACGTTCTGTACCTACATAATTCCTCGTTATATCCTTCACAGAACAGCATCCACATAGGGTCATGGTTAGTTCAAGTTCATCCTGCAGCATCTCAATGACACGTGTTACCCCATTTTGTCCCTTTGCTGCTAATCCGTAGATCACTGGCCTGCCAACCTGCAATGGGCATGGATTCAAGCTGATTGCAAATATAAGCTCCCTATAACTCCCAATCTCGctgccactttttttttttaataagtagGAGGTATGTTCAGTAGCATTGCGTTAAAACGATCAAGTGTTCCTTGAAAACCATTGCAAGATTGTGAGTTGATGATCGACTTACAAGAACAGCTTGAGCTCCGATGGCTAAAGCTTTGAAAACATCAGTTCCACGTCGAATTCCCCCATCAAACAGAATGGGAATCCTTCCTCCAACAGCTTGCACAACCTGCAATTATTCATCATCAGAAGAACATTCTATAATTTTACAATTATACATTTTGAACAACACATTCTTCACATTACAAGGAATAATATGAGAACAGTTtagcagaaaaaagaaaatagttGTCGTTTCGTATGCTAGGAaatattttaggcacaatttccTTTCGGTGGCTTAGTAATCCCCACCACTCACAACCGAAAAACTAAAGCTGCTGGGAAATTATTGATGGTTCTTTTATCAAGAAACTAGGACTTTGTCAAAAAATTTAAGCAAGAAATCACCTCTTCGAGAACAGAAATTGTGGCTGGAACAAAATCAAGTTGACGAGCTCCATTGTTTGATACAATAATCCCAGCTACCCCTGCTTCTACAGCTTTTATAGCTGCAAAGAAAACACCCGTTTGTAAACAACCCTGTTAAACTGAATGAGACTAAGAGCAACAACGAAAACCATGCTCTACAAGGAAGGCCATGAAGTATGAACTGCTCAGTTATGGATATGCATTGAACCGAAACTAAGTTATTGTGGAACTTACCGTCTTCAGAGGTGAGCACCCCCTTGAGAATAATTGGTAATTTTGTTATAGATTTCAACCATCCTATGTCCTACAAAATAACCATATGAAGCTTAAGAAACTAATGAAAAGTTCTATATTGGGAGTTTATTGGAGTATCACTACAATGCTTGAAGGGATAACCAAGATAGTTGATCGTTCCATACCTTCCAATTTAAAGAAGAATCAAGTACTTGAGAGGCTAGAGCTTCAAGTTTTGACCCGTTCTCCTGCAGAAAAGATAATAAGAATTGAATTGCAATAGAATGATCAACGAAAACCTCGATTTCAAATGAAAAGATATACGCACATCAACCACTTCAGTTGACAAAAGACCATCGAAGTTCTTCAATTCAGGTGCAACCATCCTGCATAAACATCACCGGTATGCTCAATTGGAGTAAAGCATCCTCATATTTAGCAAATAAAAGAAAAGGGATCTCACTTATTCTTTATGTCTGCCCATCTTCGACCAAGTTTTGGAGTTTCTACCGTTAATACAATAGCCTTGTATCCACTTCTTTCAGCTCTCTGCACTAGTATAGCAGAAACATCCCTTCTTTTGTATACCTTAAAGCCATAAAATGATATACTAAGTTGGCAACCACTCGTGAGCATAAGATTATTGAAACTAATCAAATTTTGTGGATAGTAGCTTACGTATAACTGGAAGAACCGAATACCATTGCAGCTTGAAGCAACCTCCTCTATCGTGCAAGTCGAGGTAGTGGATAATACCTGTCGTACAAGAGAAATATATTAGCAGACTTTTATACTGAAATCTTGAATTGAATATAAGGACAAATACGCTTGACATTGTTACCATGATCGTATTAGCTGCAGCTGCGGCTTTGGCTGTTGCAACTTCTCCTAAAATGTAAATGTCAAACGTCAACCCTAACTGAATCACATAAAAGAAATATAACATACtaacttgtttgtttttttctgaGTGAATTCAAACCTTCAGAATGAGCTAAGTTTTGAAATGCAATTGCAGCAACCATAATTGGCGATGACATATTGTAACCCAATATGTTCGTTGATAGATTTATTCTACTCACGTCAATAAGAACTCTTGGTCGAAGCCTGATAATGAATATACCATTTAAAATAAACAGTCaaatcataaattcattagtcCATATTATTAATAACTGTGACTGTAGTGATTCAGCTTTGATATCTCACGTGATTCTGCGAAATGCTTCCACATTTTCTCTCAATGTGTGTTCGTCCTCTGCGCCTCCAGTAAAGAAATCATAATGCATCTTTGGAAGAACTTTTTTCGCTAACTCTTGGAATTCACATACATTAACTGCTCCAACCACCATGTTTCCTAGAAATTAAACATATCCAACCGATTAGTCAGTCCGTAAAACCTTCTAAACTCAAGTTCTTCTGTACTATAAGTACTCTTGCTGAAAAATAATCCTGTACATCTCTCACTACATTAGTTGATTATTCTAAGTGCAAGTAGACAAACAAAGAAACGAGCCACAATCCAAGGTAAGCCGTTCCAAATATGTGTTTAATTAAGACAGCTAATGTAATCACACGAACCATGCCTACCTGACTGGCCTTATCTAGTTTCTATATATCATTCTATCATTTCCTTATATCTACTAGATGGGTATCATCCAAGGATATCGTAAATTCACACTGGTCTGGTCTCGGATCTAGAGAATGTCATGCTATATTTTCTCACATGGTGGACAGATGCCCGCCGGAGACACAAATCATATCAGCTAATACGAGTCCTGTAAATTGGTCACCTCCAGGGAATTTTCTCTCCTTATGGCCCAAATTTGTGTTTGTGCAGGGACTTGCACAATAAAGGTGCTAAGTCTCTAAGTCCACCAACCAAGGTCATAGTGGCGTTAGTCACTTGTGTGTAAACAAGATGAGTTCAGAATACAAAGAGCACAGCACAAGTTTCAGAAGAAAGAAAATCCATAGAATTGATTACAGAGGTCACAAAGACTAGATGTAAACATAACATACGGTTAAAAAATGTGAAGGAAAATCATACCTGGCTTGAGCGATCAAGAGGTGACAAAAAATGTTATATGTAGAGGAGTGATCGGATGTGATAACCTTTTACAGAGAAACAAAACAACCAACAAGAATTCTACAACAACAACTCTACTATATGATGACTGTAGGTTGTGAAGAAATGTGTCTCTCCAAATGTAAGCCGTTGATTACTCTAGCGATCGAAATATCAGTAAAAGATGGGGTTATGCCTTTCTCAACAACAATACACTCAAACTTAAGGTTCAGTTCAATAATGTTGTATATCTTATCCAACTACAACAGAGatatttatcaaaagaaaaaacaaacagaaGAAGTAAATACAACCACAAACATGTCTAACCATAAGTAGGCGAAGAATAATAACTGCACAAAAGATTTTGACTAAGTAATACATATAGCCACATAGTTATACTACTACCTAAGTGTACGATTCAGTTTCAACACTCCCTCTCAAGGCGGTGCGCATATATCACATATGCCAACTTGATAAGTGAATGGTTAAATATACTAGTAATTGCGAGCTTGGTCAAATTACCTGGCAATTGTTGTGTACGAACATATCGTACTTCAATAATGTTTTCTTTGAATTCTTCACAGATGAGGTTCCCATCAATTTCCACGTGCTTCGTCCGGTCATGTTGCACCGGATTTTCTGCAATTTTAATTCAGAAATTCAGAAACATTTTTCAGCACATAAACAACGTATTAAGCTTGAATAACATGATTCTTTCACCATGTAACTCCAGTCAGTTGCTgaacataaaaaaagaaaaaaaggatcttTTCATCTGAGATAAAGAATATCTGAAGTAACTTAACGTGCTAGAAGTGCAACTCACAGATAGGAAAAGGTTCATCCCTGTCAACAAAGATTGAGTAGCATTGGAAGTACAGTCAATAGATGGTTGCCCCTCGTACACAATTACTCCGTCAGCAAGACAAGTAGCCATTCTAAGATCATGCTCAATCACAAAAGCAGTCTTCTCCAAATGGAAGATAAACCTCCGTCTGCACTATTTCCTTCCTCTTTTATTGTTCTTTAAGTAACTTGTGCCTGAGTAACTGTTTACAAAATGTTGCAATCACTTAGCATAGGCCAGTCTATGTCTCAATTAATAACCAAATCCCAACTGCAACGACACCCAACAAATCGCAGGGACATCTGGGACTGCACTACGGCTGTCTAATGATAAATTTTGAAGACTCCACAATAACAAACAAATGAAGCAAAGATGTCATCTACTCAACGGGGATAAGTAGTAGTTCACATAAGAACATCACCATTCAGGAAATGTACCTAATTTAGAGTAGTGCTTGTCAAATTAAGAACAAGTACAATCAGGGAATGACTAAAATAAATTACTCCATGCAATTaattacaaaacaaaaacaaaaacaaaaacaaaaacaaaaaaaggacTAAAATTGATTACAAAGGTAGTAGTAGAATCGAGCTAACATTCTACCCTTCCCAATTAGATGCAATTCCACTGTTTCATTTCTAAACACAAAGCCAACTCAAAAGATGAGATGGCTAGCTTCTTGATTCTTATTAGTGTTCCCACAAATATGGGTTTCAGCTAGCTGCAACGCAAATCAATTTAAAGAAGTTGCGTAAGAGAAAGTTCAGTTGATTACATTAGTGAGTTTGATTGGTAGATCCCTACGTGAAATGGGTTGATAGGATTCGAAGAGGCTGGAGTAAAATTGAAACTTCGAACCAGTGGAATTGGGTGTAAGTTTGGAGTTCTTAATTTAGAAGGTTTAATTTCTTCATCGGAACTCCACGGCTCTGGCCTAACCTAATTAGAGATGCAAATTGAGATCGAACGCCCACCTTAATGTCGCTCTTTTACATATATATCCTTCTTACCTTTCCATTATAACGAAGGCGTGTCTAGTCGTGTTATGGACTTATGGATGGTGCAGATGACCCAATTCGTGAAAAATGGTGGACTCTGTTGGGGCGGAATCCATAATCTTGGGCCTTGGCGGTCGCATCCCTATCTGGGAACAGTTTCAGTTTGCAACTAAATGGGAGCATTTGGaccgtaatccgcggatttaaccggaCCAACCGTTCATTTGCGGATGGATTTCCGAACCGTTCGTTAACGGGTTGGATACGGATGAaacttttgaaatccaacggacaaCGGATCGggtccggatgcaaccttgaaaatccgttggacatccattcCGTTAAATTAAGGGGatttatatagttctagaaaatacAATGGATCATTTAGAAATTTTTAagatgtttgtttggggtgttaTATATGACATAtttatatttgtatacatatataggatatgtaggttttataaggagtcatttgtgtcagcttattttctttactataaattttaactaaaacaaatccattggattatccgcatccaatccgtccatctGTGCATCCATTAGATGCAAAATC
This genomic interval carries:
- the LOC113336126 gene encoding peroxisomal (S)-2-hydroxy-acid oxidase GLO4-like isoform X1 → MVVGAVNVCEFQELAKKVLPKMHYDFFTGGAEDEHTLRENVEAFRRITLRPRVLIDVSRINLSTNILGYNMSSPIMVAAIAFQNLAHSEGEVATAKAAAAANTIMVLSTTSTCTIEEVASSCNGIRFFQLYVYKRRDVSAILVQRAERSGYKAIVLTVETPKLGRRWADIKNKMVAPELKNFDGLLSTEVVDENGSKLEALASQVLDSSLNWKDIGWLKSITKLPIILKGVLTSEDAIKAVEAGVAGIIVSNNGARQLDFVPATISVLEEVVQAVGGRIPILFDGGIRRGTDVFKALAIGAQAVLVGRPVIYGLAAKGQNGVTRVIEMLQDELELTMTLCGCCSVKDITRNYVGTERDRLRSLL
- the LOC113336126 gene encoding peroxisomal (S)-2-hydroxy-acid oxidase GLO4-like isoform X2, coding for MVVGAVNVCEFQELAKKVLPKMHYDFFTGGAEDEHTLRENVEAFRRITLRPRVLIDVSRINLSTNILGYNMSSPIMVAAIAFQNLAHSEGEVATAKAAAAANTIMVLSTTSTCTIEEVASSCNGIRFFQLYRAERSGYKAIVLTVETPKLGRRWADIKNKMVAPELKNFDGLLSTEVVDENGSKLEALASQVLDSSLNWKDIGWLKSITKLPIILKGVLTSEDAIKAVEAGVAGIIVSNNGARQLDFVPATISVLEEVVQAVGGRIPILFDGGIRRGTDVFKALAIGAQAVLVGRPVIYGLAAKGQNGVTRVIEMLQDELELTMTLCGCCSVKDITRNYVGTERDRLRSLL